The sequence below is a genomic window from Acidobacteriota bacterium.
CGCCTGTGGGCCAAGGCCAAAGAGCATGGGATCTGGAATCCCAGCGCCATCGACTTCTCCCAGGACCGCCGCGATTGGCTGACCCTGGACGCCGAGCAGCGCGAGGTCCTCCTCCACCTCACCACTCTCTTCCAGGCCGGCGAGGAGAGCGTCACCCTCGACCTGTTACCGCTGATCCAGGTCATCGCCGAGGAGGGACGCCTGGAGGAAGAGATGTACCTCACCTCCTTCCTGTGGGAGGAGGCCAAACACGTCGAGCTCTTCCGCCGCTTCCTCGACGAGGTGGCCCCGGACGAGGACGGCCGTCCGGTGGAAGATCTCTCCCGCTTCTTCACCGACAGCTACCGCACGATCTTCGAGCAGCAGCTGCCCCAAGCACTAGGCCGGTTGCGCACCGACCCCTCCCCGGTGGCTCAGGCGGAGGCGTCGGTGACCTACAACATGATCGTCGAGGGCGTGCTGGCGGAGACCGGCTACCACGCCTACGGCGAGATGCTCCGGCGCAACGACCTGCTGCCCGGCATGCAGCTGGCGGTGGAACTGCTGCGGCGGGACGAATCCCGACACATGGCCTACGGCGTCTACCTACTTTCGCGGCTGGTGGCGGAGCACGGTGAGCCGGTTTGGGACGCCATCGAGCGGCGCATGGGCGAGATGCTGACACCGGCG
It includes:
- a CDS encoding R2-like ligand-binding oxidase; this encodes MTTTPRFASTARPLARDTFPMRLWAKAKEHGIWNPSAIDFSQDRRDWLTLDAEQREVLLHLTTLFQAGEESVTLDLLPLIQVIAEEGRLEEEMYLTSFLWEEAKHVELFRRFLDEVAPDEDGRPVEDLSRFFTDSYRTIFEQQLPQALGRLRTDPSPVAQAEASVTYNMIVEGVLAETGYHAYGEMLRRNDLLPGMQLAVELLRRDESRHMAYGVYLLSRLVAEHGEPVWDAIERRMGEMLTPAVGVIHEIFARYSVMPFGLELEAFVEFAMGQFQKRSARIEKARGQSLGEIAALGGGEAQEASAP